A window of the Natronospira proteinivora genome harbors these coding sequences:
- a CDS encoding SulP family inorganic anion transporter: MTRDQIRLAADWWQDVVPSTLARDAIAGLVIAALLVPQGMAYAMLAGLPPEMGLYASLLPPALYAVFGSSRYLAVGPVAVISLMVATATATLGQRHGIDPMVAAPALAFMSGLILLIMGLLRLGFLTHFLSRPVLLGFMTAAAILIGLSQLPHALGLSVDARAPLGQIQEVFGQLGAVSMLTAGLTVGTILLILLIGGPLARRLRQLWPHAGSIVGRMGALFAVTFGIGLAMFTGLSDHLSQIGEIPRGLPRPEWPALEIVWILELSGMAFLISLVGLMESVSIGRGLAARDNEDVQPNRELLGIGLSNLGAGLSGAYPVTGGLSRTVVAKDAGAVTPLAGLFAALAVSLVLLFATPLLAELPRAVLAGIILLAIVQLLDVHAVQETWRYNRGDAAVIGITFFGVLSLGVEVGLIVGIMVSIGLLLWRISQPHVAMVGRVPGSEHFRNRERHAVETLTGVCFIRVDESLQFPNSRFLRDTVLETIRDNSDIQSIVLVCSAINDIDSTALATLEELDLSLKARGMVMHLSEVKGPVLDQLLKVDFPSKLSPGRIFFTNQDAFSALQENHSRCRSKKEIKS, from the coding sequence GTGACGCGTGATCAGATTCGCTTGGCCGCAGACTGGTGGCAAGATGTTGTCCCAAGCACCCTTGCCCGCGATGCCATTGCGGGCCTGGTGATTGCGGCGCTGCTGGTTCCTCAGGGGATGGCCTATGCCATGTTGGCGGGTTTGCCCCCTGAGATGGGCCTCTATGCTTCGCTATTACCCCCCGCGCTTTATGCTGTATTCGGCAGTAGTCGTTATCTGGCAGTAGGCCCGGTGGCTGTCATCTCACTGATGGTGGCTACCGCCACGGCTACACTGGGGCAACGGCACGGAATCGACCCCATGGTCGCCGCCCCGGCGCTGGCCTTCATGTCCGGCCTGATCCTGCTGATCATGGGTCTGCTCAGACTGGGTTTTCTCACGCACTTTCTTTCTCGCCCTGTGCTTCTCGGCTTCATGACGGCCGCAGCCATTCTAATTGGCCTTAGTCAGCTCCCTCACGCCCTGGGCCTGTCTGTAGATGCCCGGGCACCACTTGGCCAGATCCAGGAAGTGTTCGGGCAGCTAGGCGCAGTCAGCATGCTCACTGCGGGACTCACCGTGGGCACCATTCTGCTCATCCTTCTCATCGGTGGCCCCCTCGCCCGCCGCCTGCGTCAGCTCTGGCCACATGCCGGCTCTATCGTGGGCCGCATGGGTGCGCTTTTCGCTGTCACTTTCGGCATTGGACTGGCCATGTTTACTGGCCTCTCAGATCACCTCAGCCAGATCGGCGAAATCCCCCGGGGGCTTCCACGGCCGGAATGGCCAGCGCTGGAAATCGTCTGGATACTGGAGCTGAGCGGCATGGCCTTCCTGATCTCATTGGTTGGGCTGATGGAAAGCGTCTCGATTGGCCGGGGCCTGGCCGCTCGCGATAATGAAGATGTACAACCGAATCGGGAGTTACTGGGCATCGGCCTGTCCAACCTGGGGGCCGGTCTCAGTGGTGCCTACCCGGTCACCGGCGGCCTTTCCCGCACCGTGGTGGCAAAAGATGCGGGTGCCGTCACACCACTGGCTGGATTATTCGCCGCCCTGGCCGTATCACTGGTCCTGCTGTTCGCGACACCCTTGTTGGCAGAACTCCCCCGGGCTGTTCTCGCGGGAATCATCCTCCTCGCGATAGTGCAGCTGCTGGACGTGCATGCGGTTCAGGAAACCTGGCGATACAACCGGGGCGATGCGGCGGTGATCGGTATCACCTTTTTCGGGGTGTTATCGCTTGGTGTGGAAGTGGGGTTGATCGTTGGGATCATGGTCTCTATCGGCCTCCTGCTGTGGCGCATTAGCCAGCCTCATGTGGCCATGGTTGGCCGGGTTCCCGGTAGCGAGCATTTCCGCAATAGAGAGCGTCATGCGGTGGAAACCTTGACTGGCGTCTGCTTTATTCGCGTGGATGAAAGCCTGCAATTCCCCAATAGCCGCTTCTTGAGAGATACCGTGTTGGAGACCATTCGCGATAACAGCGATATCCAATCCATCGTGCTGGTCTGCAGCGCAATCAATGACATCGATAGCACCGCCCTGGCAACGCTAGAAGAACTCGATCTTTCCCTCAAGGCCAGAGGCATGGTCATGCACCTGTCCGAGGTAAAGGGCCCAGTGCTTGATCAACTCCTGAAAGTAGATTTCCCGTCCAAGCTCTCACCTGGCCGAATCTTTTTCACTAACCAGGATGCCTTTAGTGCCTTGCAGGAAAACCACTCCCGATGCAGATCCAAAAAGGAAATTAAATCATGA
- a CDS encoding DsrE family protein: MKTSTIRIISSLALSLVLSLSAVQAGENQGHKKGRHMDGSQKELFVTVTSDDNMTQGMALVLANQSLDQGADVRILLCGPGGRLAIEGETGEALAPRDVTPQQLLQRLMDEGAKVEVCAIFLPNTDYGEDQLLEGIGSANPTDVAEHMLKRHVHFFTF; encoded by the coding sequence ATGAAAACATCAACCATCAGGATAATCAGCAGTCTTGCTCTTTCCCTGGTCTTATCGCTAAGTGCAGTGCAAGCTGGCGAAAACCAAGGCCATAAGAAAGGCCGCCACATGGATGGCAGTCAGAAAGAACTTTTCGTGACAGTCACCTCTGACGACAACATGACCCAGGGCATGGCCCTGGTTCTAGCCAATCAATCGCTGGACCAAGGGGCCGATGTTCGTATTCTGCTCTGCGGACCAGGTGGACGGCTGGCCATTGAAGGCGAAACCGGCGAAGCCCTGGCACCCCGGGATGTCACCCCTCAGCAGCTCCTGCAGCGACTCATGGATGAAGGTGCCAAAGTGGAGGTATGCGCCATTTTCCTCCCCAATACGGATTACGGAGAAGATCAGCTACTGGAAGGCATCGGGTCCGCTAATCCAACTGATGTCGCTGAACACATGCTGAAACGCCATGTGCATTTTTTCACTTTCTAA
- a CDS encoding aminotransferase class V-fold PLP-dependent enzyme has protein sequence MSLELANKVMQGSRDLFPGLRFDVYANHASISPLSEPVCTAINEVMAAQAREGVAFFPAEVARRERLRGQLASLVGTEAEDIALVENTTAGVVAVAGSLPWRQGDRVLVFSGEFPTNITPWQQAARRHGLELVWMDADDFRRDRAAALEAFEQHLAQGVRLVAVSAVQFTTGQLMPLATMGYLCRRHGSEFFVDAIQAAGIVPLDVKTMDIDYLACGSHKWLMGPEGVGFVYIAPEKAETLEPNLAGWISHEDAFEFLTGGPETLRYDRPFQRGARMLESGTFNSIGCAGLEASLGLIQSIGVETIHAHVQTWLDVLESQLLERGFESARMPETENRSGILSVWPPDHRPAADWAADLAEEGISCASPAGWLRFAPHWPNAVEEVASVVQAVDRILAR, from the coding sequence ATGTCACTTGAGTTAGCCAACAAGGTAATGCAGGGGAGTCGAGATCTTTTTCCCGGTCTACGCTTTGACGTTTATGCCAACCATGCCTCGATCTCGCCGTTGAGTGAGCCGGTTTGCACGGCAATCAATGAGGTAATGGCAGCCCAGGCGCGTGAGGGGGTGGCTTTCTTTCCTGCCGAAGTGGCGCGGCGCGAGCGGCTTCGGGGGCAGCTGGCCAGCTTGGTGGGTACGGAGGCTGAGGATATCGCTCTGGTAGAAAATACCACGGCGGGGGTGGTGGCCGTTGCCGGCTCCCTGCCCTGGCGACAGGGTGATCGGGTGCTGGTGTTTTCCGGAGAGTTCCCCACCAATATCACCCCCTGGCAGCAGGCGGCCCGACGTCATGGGCTGGAGCTGGTCTGGATGGATGCCGACGATTTTCGTCGTGACCGGGCCGCAGCGCTTGAGGCCTTCGAGCAGCATCTGGCTCAAGGCGTGCGCCTGGTGGCCGTCAGTGCGGTGCAGTTCACCACCGGCCAGCTGATGCCGCTCGCCACCATGGGATATCTATGCCGTCGGCATGGCAGCGAATTCTTTGTAGATGCCATCCAGGCAGCCGGCATCGTGCCGCTGGACGTGAAGACGATGGATATTGATTACCTGGCCTGCGGCAGCCACAAGTGGCTGATGGGCCCGGAAGGAGTGGGCTTTGTCTATATTGCCCCGGAGAAAGCCGAAACGCTTGAGCCTAATCTGGCCGGCTGGATCAGCCATGAGGACGCATTTGAGTTTCTTACAGGCGGGCCGGAAACCCTGCGTTATGACCGTCCCTTCCAGCGTGGTGCCCGCATGCTGGAAAGCGGCACGTTCAATTCCATCGGCTGCGCCGGGTTGGAGGCCAGCCTGGGCCTGATCCAGTCCATCGGGGTGGAAACCATCCACGCCCATGTACAGACATGGCTGGATGTCCTGGAGTCGCAACTGCTGGAGCGGGGTTTTGAAAGCGCCCGCATGCCCGAAACGGAGAACCGCTCGGGGATTCTCAGTGTATGGCCGCCGGATCACCGCCCAGCGGCAGACTGGGCGGCGGACCTGGCCGAAGAGGGCATTTCCTGTGCCAGCCCCGCCGGCTGGCTACGCTTTGCGCCCCACTGGCCCAATGCCGTCGAGGAAGTGGCAAGCGTGGTGCAGGCGGTGGATCGTATCCTGGCCCGCTAA
- a CDS encoding protein kinase domain-containing protein, which yields MALNLGRYELGPEIGRGNMAVVHRAFDPRLQRQLAVKILHAEFSGEKRHRRAFLAEAHAAGRLSHPGITTIHDVGESNGKPFMAMELLEGATLQQRLDSEGPLSAREVVDIGIQLAEALDYAHRAGVVHRDVKAENVVMTGQAMGVKLTDFGIARLLQEGAEEGEAVSAVVGTPNYMAPEQIRDEAVDGRADLYALGVLLYRLLSGRLPFARGTTRATLDAILNKRAPRLRSRDEQTPDALISIVETLMSRLPVDRYQTGAELAEDLRQVQLEMDSQKRQAGWGMPISVKWPAALGLMVALILVLGATAVYYHQRAVMTQLVFDYGGSMAEVIATESAEDLLLGDAVAVQAMVEDMQRNQQMVYLRLSDHNGRVMASTEADERGELASNLFTGEILARGEGEQQVGRYRDDGAERFLFQSPVIYQDRVIGGLALGISARPLSGALRTSLVAMGALMVATILTVLLGAYVLSRRLKLPLRVLGSGLDRVAAGDYSYRIRMRRRDEFGEAFARYNLMTESLQGQQESERSQQRRDPSVAVRQRLSRGQGTQPIDSE from the coding sequence ATGGCTTTGAATCTGGGGCGTTATGAGCTGGGGCCGGAGATTGGCCGCGGCAATATGGCGGTGGTGCACCGAGCTTTTGATCCACGCCTGCAACGCCAGCTCGCCGTCAAGATCCTGCATGCCGAGTTCTCCGGTGAAAAACGCCATCGCCGGGCCTTTTTGGCCGAAGCCCATGCGGCGGGGCGTCTCTCCCATCCGGGCATTACCACCATTCATGATGTGGGCGAATCCAACGGCAAGCCCTTCATGGCGATGGAGCTCCTGGAGGGGGCCACTCTGCAACAGCGCCTGGACTCTGAAGGGCCTCTGTCTGCCCGTGAAGTGGTGGATATTGGTATTCAGCTGGCCGAGGCCCTGGATTACGCCCATCGGGCGGGTGTCGTGCACCGGGATGTGAAGGCCGAGAACGTGGTGATGACTGGACAGGCCATGGGCGTGAAGCTTACGGACTTCGGCATTGCCCGTTTGCTTCAGGAAGGGGCGGAGGAAGGCGAGGCGGTGAGCGCCGTGGTGGGGACCCCCAATTACATGGCGCCGGAGCAGATCCGGGATGAGGCCGTGGACGGCCGGGCGGATCTCTACGCCCTGGGCGTCCTGCTGTATCGCCTGTTGAGCGGCCGGCTTCCCTTCGCCCGTGGGACAACGCGGGCCACCTTGGATGCCATCCTGAACAAACGCGCGCCCCGGCTGAGATCGCGGGATGAGCAGACCCCGGACGCCCTGATCAGTATTGTAGAAACTCTCATGTCGCGTCTGCCGGTCGATCGTTACCAGACCGGCGCGGAATTGGCCGAGGACCTGCGTCAGGTCCAGCTGGAGATGGACAGTCAGAAACGGCAGGCCGGCTGGGGCATGCCTATCAGCGTGAAATGGCCGGCCGCCCTGGGTTTGATGGTAGCCCTGATCCTGGTGCTGGGGGCCACGGCTGTCTATTACCATCAGCGTGCGGTGATGACCCAGCTGGTCTTTGATTACGGGGGCAGCATGGCGGAAGTCATTGCCACCGAGTCGGCGGAAGATCTGCTGCTGGGGGATGCGGTGGCGGTCCAGGCCATGGTGGAAGACATGCAGCGTAATCAGCAGATGGTCTATCTCAGATTGTCGGATCACAACGGTCGGGTGATGGCCAGTACCGAAGCCGACGAGCGGGGCGAGCTCGCATCCAATCTCTTCACCGGGGAGATTCTGGCCCGGGGCGAAGGGGAACAGCAGGTTGGACGCTACCGAGACGACGGGGCCGAACGCTTTCTGTTTCAATCACCGGTGATTTACCAGGACCGGGTGATCGGCGGACTGGCACTGGGCATATCGGCGCGCCCCTTGAGCGGGGCGCTGCGTACCAGCCTGGTGGCCATGGGCGCTTTGATGGTGGCCACTATCCTCACCGTGCTGCTGGGGGCCTATGTATTGAGCCGCCGGCTCAAGCTGCCATTGCGGGTGTTGGGTAGTGGTCTCGACCGGGTGGCGGCCGGGGATTACAGCTATCGCATCCGCATGCGCCGCCGGGACGAATTTGGCGAGGCTTTCGCTCGCTATAATCTGATGACCGAGTCGCTCCAGGGACAGCAGGAGTCGGAGAGGAGCCAGCAGCGCCGGGACCCCTCGGTGGCAGTCCGACAGCGCCTTTCCCGGGGCCAGGGCACCCAGCCCATTGATTCGGAATGA
- a CDS encoding GGDEF domain-containing protein has product MRDKLQTFQEYYFPSVPPALHPEFEHFQQQVARRLSVLAAGLILLILPLFQLFETTSGHFSTTALYHQGQMRLPVVVLAMLVIMLRLLRPQGQWPRPAMLTLGFALICMVLGMLLYHLHWGTGYAMTLFSGLVMSLAVTSILATRGSRDLLIIYLIPGLFFIAGLALLEIPLRSEGLTLIVPLMTVVIGVILAENHYRGFVTMFLLTHHLKRSATTDPLTGLLNRRATQSILDLECARAKRHDLHFAVIMADLDRFKRVNDQYGHEVGDEVLRELAGRLSASVRKEDSVARWGGEEFLVLLREDRPELVMQVAEKIRQAVAGQSFATKAGPLSITISLGGACHTGEEPAEATISRADTALYQAKEAGRNQTMLAKPES; this is encoded by the coding sequence ATGCGGGATAAATTACAAACATTTCAAGAATACTACTTCCCCAGCGTTCCACCGGCGCTCCATCCGGAGTTCGAACATTTCCAGCAACAAGTCGCCCGCCGACTGTCGGTTCTTGCGGCCGGGCTTATCCTGCTGATATTGCCCCTCTTCCAGCTCTTCGAGACCACCAGTGGCCACTTTAGCACCACAGCCTTGTACCACCAGGGCCAAATGCGTCTCCCCGTGGTTGTCCTGGCCATGCTGGTGATCATGCTGCGTCTGCTCCGCCCCCAGGGTCAATGGCCACGACCGGCCATGCTGACGCTGGGTTTTGCCCTGATATGCATGGTCCTGGGCATGCTCCTCTATCATCTTCACTGGGGGACCGGGTATGCCATGACCCTTTTCAGCGGGCTGGTCATGTCCCTTGCCGTCACGTCGATTCTCGCCACCCGCGGATCCCGGGACCTGCTGATCATCTATCTAATCCCCGGCTTGTTTTTCATCGCCGGTTTAGCCTTATTGGAAATCCCGCTGAGAAGTGAAGGACTGACACTGATCGTTCCCCTGATGACCGTCGTCATTGGCGTGATATTGGCTGAGAACCACTATCGTGGCTTTGTCACGATGTTTCTGCTTACCCACCACCTGAAACGCAGCGCCACCACCGACCCTCTGACCGGATTGCTGAATCGTCGGGCCACACAATCCATTCTTGATCTTGAATGTGCTCGGGCCAAACGTCACGACCTACACTTTGCCGTGATTATGGCCGATCTTGATCGTTTCAAGCGGGTAAATGATCAGTACGGGCACGAGGTGGGCGACGAAGTCCTGCGGGAACTGGCCGGCCGTCTAAGCGCCTCAGTCCGGAAAGAAGACTCGGTGGCTCGCTGGGGAGGCGAGGAGTTTCTGGTGCTGTTGAGGGAGGACCGACCAGAACTTGTCATGCAAGTAGCGGAGAAGATTCGCCAAGCCGTGGCCGGACAGTCCTTCGCCACCAAGGCCGGGCCGCTTTCCATCACCATCAGCCTGGGGGGGGCCTGTCACACCGGGGAAGAGCCCGCCGAGGCCACCATTTCCCGCGCCGACACGGCCCTTTATCAGGCCAAGGAAGCGGGTCGCAACCAAACAATGCTGGCTAAACCGGAGTCCTAA
- a CDS encoding SAM-dependent methyltransferase: protein MQPPFSPRIILNMTLSALSGLLLLFAQPLVSTELQAPYIQTPQSVVTEMLEMAGVGPEDRVLDLGSGDGRIPILAARDFGARGRGIEIDPDLVGLARRNAEAAEVSGKVEFEQADLFEVALGDADVITLYLLPELNLRLRPRLLALEPGTRVVSHEFDMGDWPPDQTQTVRNRPLYLWVIPADVEGRWQLSHADQQMDVKLEQHFQSVMGHARIGGEQYPLRDIRLEGKDLGFRVQRDGPDSVFQGQVKGDKMTLEARPALSGHTASRFWSGRRLTPEDQAE from the coding sequence ATGCAGCCACCCTTTTCCCCGCGCATTATTCTGAATATGACACTCAGTGCTCTATCAGGCCTGTTGCTGTTGTTCGCCCAGCCCCTGGTCTCAACGGAACTCCAGGCGCCGTATATTCAGACACCACAGTCGGTGGTGACTGAGATGCTGGAGATGGCCGGGGTGGGCCCGGAAGACCGGGTACTGGATCTGGGGTCCGGAGACGGTCGCATTCCCATTCTGGCCGCAAGGGATTTCGGGGCCCGGGGCCGGGGCATTGAAATCGATCCCGATCTGGTGGGTTTGGCGAGACGCAATGCCGAGGCCGCCGAGGTATCGGGGAAGGTGGAATTTGAACAGGCGGATCTCTTCGAGGTGGCACTCGGTGATGCAGATGTCATCACCCTGTACCTCCTGCCCGAGCTCAATCTTCGCCTGCGCCCCCGGCTTTTGGCACTTGAACCGGGCACCCGGGTGGTCTCACACGAATTTGACATGGGCGATTGGCCGCCGGACCAAACGCAAACTGTCCGCAACCGCCCGCTCTATCTCTGGGTTATTCCCGCCGACGTGGAAGGCCGGTGGCAGCTAAGCCACGCTGACCAGCAAATGGATGTCAAGCTGGAACAGCATTTTCAGTCCGTCATGGGCCATGCCCGAATCGGGGGTGAGCAGTACCCGCTCCGCGACATTCGCCTGGAAGGAAAGGACCTGGGGTTTCGAGTCCAGCGGGACGGCCCCGACTCTGTATTCCAGGGCCAGGTCAAGGGCGACAAGATGACCCTGGAAGCACGCCCTGCCTTGAGCGGGCATACGGCCAGCCGTTTTTGGTCGGGCCGACGGCTCACCCCGGAAGACCAAGCAGAATGA
- a CDS encoding ArsR/SmtB family transcription factor: MSSASHMPSPKEMSAHSEEAARILKVLANSHRLMVLCALVEGERSVSELNQEVPLSQSALSQHLARFRQEGLVETRRESQTIFYRIADPKVLELMGKLYELYCAPE, from the coding sequence ATGTCTTCTGCCTCACATATGCCCTCTCCAAAGGAAATGTCGGCGCATTCCGAAGAAGCTGCCCGTATCCTTAAGGTACTGGCTAATTCCCATCGCTTGATGGTGTTGTGTGCCCTGGTGGAGGGGGAGCGGTCGGTTTCCGAGTTGAATCAGGAGGTTCCCCTTAGCCAGTCAGCTTTGTCACAACACCTGGCCCGCTTTCGCCAGGAGGGCCTGGTGGAAACTCGGCGTGAATCCCAGACCATCTTTTATCGAATAGCCGACCCCAAGGTGCTGGAGTTGATGGGCAAGCTCTACGAACTGTATTGCGCGCCTGAGTGA
- a CDS encoding TIGR01244 family sulfur transferase, protein MDIRRLDKKLSVSPQISAGDLVAIYATGFRTLICNRPDGEEPAQPDFEEIETAAKNTGLETRHLPVTSGMVSDKDVAEFEQALRELPGPVFAYCRSGMRSAILWALSQARHKSSSEILGTARAAGYDLGKIEQRIANVANATSNADGFHSMGNAPYIPHEHFSGQFLIRRS, encoded by the coding sequence ATGGATATTCGCAGGCTCGACAAAAAACTCTCGGTCAGCCCACAGATTAGCGCTGGCGATCTTGTCGCAATATACGCTACAGGCTTCCGCACCCTCATTTGCAACCGTCCCGACGGCGAAGAACCCGCGCAGCCGGATTTTGAGGAAATCGAGACGGCGGCGAAGAACACAGGATTGGAGACGCGGCATTTACCGGTCACCTCAGGCATGGTGAGCGACAAGGATGTCGCAGAGTTCGAGCAGGCGCTGCGCGAGCTGCCCGGACCGGTTTTTGCCTACTGCCGGTCTGGCATGCGCTCGGCCATACTTTGGGCATTGAGTCAGGCAAGGCACAAGTCATCGTCTGAGATCCTGGGAACCGCCAGGGCAGCGGGTTACGATCTTGGAAAGATTGAACAGCGCATTGCTAATGTTGCCAACGCTACCAGCAATGCGGACGGTTTCCATTCCATGGGGAATGCACCATACATACCGCATGAGCATTTTTCAGGGCAGTTTCTTATTCGGCGATCGTAG
- a CDS encoding FHA domain-containing protein, producing the protein MTEHDDTEGTRKLREQGPQGTVFVAPTDLPDLDQGGDGERITPESPALVGLAPPFSDHWYRLQPERTQVGRKPHNDIVLDEASVSFEHARIVRTAGEWRVVNLLSTNGTFVNGQKVHQSRLEHGDRLAFGNAAFLFATSDSVDPSPRSFHPQAVTRRQKQVAAAVAIAGAIAVGLLFWLL; encoded by the coding sequence TTGACTGAGCACGACGACACAGAGGGGACGCGCAAGCTTCGGGAGCAAGGGCCCCAGGGCACGGTGTTCGTGGCCCCGACGGACCTGCCGGATTTGGATCAGGGTGGAGACGGTGAGCGGATCACGCCGGAGTCTCCGGCCCTTGTGGGCCTGGCCCCCCCTTTTTCCGACCACTGGTATCGCCTGCAACCCGAGCGTACCCAGGTGGGACGCAAGCCGCATAACGATATTGTGCTGGATGAGGCCAGTGTGTCCTTTGAACATGCCCGTATCGTCCGGACCGCGGGGGAATGGCGGGTGGTGAACCTGCTCTCCACCAACGGTACCTTCGTCAATGGCCAGAAGGTTCACCAGTCACGCCTTGAGCATGGTGATCGTCTGGCCTTTGGCAATGCCGCCTTTCTCTTTGCCACCAGTGATTCGGTGGATCCCTCGCCCCGTTCCTTCCACCCCCAAGCCGTAACCAGACGCCAGAAACAGGTGGCCGCTGCCGTGGCCATCGCCGGGGCGATTGCCGTGGGTCTTCTATTCTGGTTGCTGTGA
- a CDS encoding LysM peptidoglycan-binding domain-containing protein, with protein sequence MSRPSSQSSPSSLLGLAVILLSLTLVGGCAQVREWTQWEDDEADTTAEAPDSERSPYRYQQVVQWLQAGEVDVAEGALARRLDNAPDDARAQLLMEQIQADPGTYLGRENIHYEVQPGDTLSVIAQHFLDDNRLFFILARYNDIEVPAHLEAGETLRIPSDFRDIDAQARLAKRHSDTRDTTGDVWGHLERGEPDEALALFEDQTPDSLNSDEQRALAEAHEAWVERALSQGELTLAANRLERAREDEPDTADWSDWIGQAENRMESETLYRDGRVRMSESPTMAARHFARVLEINPEHTGAQAGLDELRDTVVPQLHREAILLYRNHELDGAIETWEALLRVDPDFEPAQVYKARATELKARLEELDE encoded by the coding sequence TTGTCCCGCCCATCGTCACAGTCCAGTCCATCCAGCCTGCTCGGCCTGGCCGTCATCCTCTTGAGTCTGACCCTGGTGGGCGGCTGCGCCCAAGTCAGGGAGTGGACCCAATGGGAGGACGATGAGGCTGATACCACCGCCGAAGCGCCGGATAGCGAGCGTAGCCCTTATCGCTACCAGCAAGTGGTCCAATGGCTGCAGGCCGGCGAGGTGGATGTGGCCGAAGGGGCATTGGCCCGACGTCTGGACAACGCGCCGGATGATGCCCGCGCCCAGCTGTTGATGGAACAGATCCAGGCGGATCCGGGCACCTATCTGGGGCGTGAAAACATTCACTATGAGGTGCAACCCGGTGACACCCTCTCAGTAATCGCCCAGCACTTTTTGGACGACAACCGGTTGTTTTTCATCCTGGCCCGCTACAATGATATCGAGGTGCCGGCGCATCTGGAGGCCGGCGAGACCTTGCGCATCCCCAGCGACTTTCGTGATATCGACGCACAAGCCCGCTTGGCCAAGCGGCATTCCGACACCCGTGACACCACCGGTGACGTTTGGGGCCATCTGGAACGCGGTGAGCCCGATGAAGCACTGGCCCTGTTCGAGGACCAGACACCAGATTCGCTCAACAGTGACGAACAGCGCGCCCTGGCCGAGGCCCATGAGGCCTGGGTGGAAAGGGCCCTCAGCCAGGGCGAACTGACCCTGGCGGCCAATCGCCTGGAACGGGCCCGGGAAGACGAACCAGACACGGCGGACTGGTCCGACTGGATCGGCCAAGCGGAAAACCGCATGGAATCGGAAACGCTGTATCGGGACGGCCGCGTCCGAATGAGCGAATCCCCCACCATGGCGGCCAGGCACTTCGCCCGGGTTCTGGAAATCAACCCCGAGCACACCGGTGCCCAGGCCGGGCTGGATGAGCTGCGCGACACCGTCGTACCGCAGCTCCATCGGGAAGCCATTCTGCTGTATCGCAATCATGAGCTGGATGGCGCCATCGAAACCTGGGAGGCCCTGCTGCGGGTCGACCCGGATTTCGAACCCGCCCAGGTCTACAAGGCCCGGGCCACCGAGCTTAAGGCGCGTCTGGAGGAATTGGACGAATAG